TAAACTAAAAAGCCTCTGTTATCTACAAGTTCGTGGTCTTGACATGACATAGTTCACCATCAGGGATAGCCACAGTCGGTTCGGGCAACACCGTGACGACCATAGCCCCAGTGCCGACGAATGCCCAAGATCAATCCAATACTAGATGTGGACAGTGGTACTATGTACGTCACTTACGATTGTTCCCGTGGCCAACCATAATCTCACGTTTTAGTGAAAaggtcgaggctggcgaCAATTGCGCTGCGATATCGCTCAAGTTCAGCCTAGCCCTGTCGGACTTTTACTTTCTGAACCCCCAAGTGGATTCAACCTGCCGCAACCTGAGAGCCAACACTTCTTACTGCGTGAAACCTGTAGGGAACATAGAAACATACTCTAGATACCCGACAAGTACGGCGGCAACCACTTTCACGCGTCCAGTGACGACAAGCGACTTTgtgcccagcccagtccagaCAGCTACCTTGCGACCCAAGGCCTCCGGCACTACCAGTGACTGCTACATGTACGAGAACGCGTTCGACTCCACGTCTAAGCTGAAGAACTTGGTCATGGCAAATTCGTGCTCTAATTGGGCAAACTTCGTCAATGTCACTGTTGAGCAGTTGGTGGAATGGAACCCCAGTCTCTCGGCAAGTAACTGTGTGCTCCAGGCGGGGAAAAGCTACTGCGTACAGAAATGGCGGACTCCTCGTAAGGCTTTCCGTTATAAACTTCACCTGGTCTTTTGCCTCTGCGCGTTGCATGTCTACTGTCCACTGACACCGGGGTTTACTCTCTAGCCCATGTGGCGCTGCCATACGACTACTGCGTACACGTGAACCGCACGCGCATACCAGCCTTGTCAGTTCAGCCGTCGGAATGTAGCTGCTACACGATCTTCCGGGTTCAGGACAAGGGTTAGATGCCTTCTGCGATTGTCTGTCTAGCGTTCACATGCTGACTTTCCTGCAGCCAACTTCAACTGCTCCATGGTCCCCAATCTATTCAACATCACAGTCGCAGAACTGACCAGACTGAATCCCTGGATCGGATCCGAATGCGATACTGGTATTTGGAGCCAGCTGACGCCGGACGGCTACGAACAGGTTTGCGTCTTGAAATCTAGCGCGCGGCCAACCGGTTGGCCAATATCCTCAACCACTACAACTTCCATGACAGCCACCGAGACGACTCCGCCGGCTCCTACGCAGCCCGGAGCATCCAAGGATTGCAAGAAATGGCACAAAATCATGAGTGGGGACGACTGTTGGAGTGTTGCCAAGGCGGCAGGTATCAGCTTGGATGCGTTCTACCGGCTGAACCCTGGCGTAGGATCCGATTGTCGTACGCTTTGGTTGGGGTATGCTGTCTGTATTGGAGAGTAGGGAATTGGTTCAAGtaccgccacggccgcggctgtGTTTCTTTTGAACCTGATATTTTGAGCTATAGTGTAGATTCAGACTAGCAGCTCAAGCATACTAAACCTCTCTCGCAACCACGGAAACCAAAATATGGCCTTGTACCTCGACATGGCTTGTTTAAGGCTTCAATTGGTTCGCAAAAAGTTCTTGACTTGGTTGAAACCTCCCAACTAATATCACTAAAGAGAAAGTTCTATAATGACATTCAACTTGGAAAGATTCAATCGCCGCAACGGTCCTCACACTCACTCGCAGCCTAAGCCTCCTTAATTACGAATCTCGCCTCCAATGCCCGACAAATACACTCTCATCCTCGAATCCGTTAATGTATGGAGGCCTCACGTACTGGTCGTCCCAGTCGCATTTCCCAAGCAAATCATACTTATCTAGGTATCCGTCCACTGGCATGTACATCCAGCCCACATCTTCCTCTTCGTACTCGGTGGCACCATCATGGAACGGGGAAGGCACTGTGTAGTTCCTCTCCTGTGGGGGAAAGGGAGACTCCCACTTCTTGCACAGAATCTTCACGACTGGCGAGTCACCACCTGGATGGTCCATAGACTCGAGACAGAGGTCATCCACGAAGAGACAATATTCGTATCTGGGCGTGGATGTTGCGTAGAGCCAGCCAAGCTCATCCTGTGGACTAGTAGCATTCGGCAGGAGACGATCGTCGAGGTTCTTTGGGACCCAGGACTGGAAGTGATCTCGGACTTGGTGGGACGTGGCTCCGCTAACGGCGGCTGTTAGTAGTAGAAAACTCAACATAGACGCGTTGCCAACCGTACTACAGTGTCTTCTCGTCGATGACGTGGAGATCGTGGAATTTCAGCATATCTTCGCGGATGTAAAACGCGAGGCTTTCTTGGACCTTGCTGCGTAAGGCTTCCAGCAGGCCAATCCAAGCTGTCTGATTACCTTCAGAGCACCGATATATCTAGACCCTGTGCGTTAATGTAATGCGTCTTTAGACCATCTAAATagaaaagagaaagagagaaaggTGTATGTCTTACCACGAACCCCCAGACGGAATCGCGAAACTGTGTGCACGTCAAATTTGATTCGATATGGTCAAAATCGATGTCACGGGTCGACGCGTAGTCGAGATATGTTTCGGTCCTGGAGACCCGAGAAGGTCCTGCCAAGCTACTGCTCAtggctcgaggacgacgaatCCAATCAGCTCCAGCCCGGCCCAGTGTTCCAGGGTGCGCCGAGTgtgtcgtggcggcggtaTTATCCAAGGTTGTGAATGGGGACTTTAGACGGCttcgggcggcgcgagagAAGGCGCTATATCTAACTGCAATGTGTCGCAACATGACAGAATTGGGGGTATCGAGGGGCACATGGAGTTGTGTGAGAAAGCAAGTGGAAGCGAGAGAGAAGGTAGGTTGCGCAAAATTTATTACCTGGGGCACTCGCCCATTTTATTAAATGCGGGAACTACTAACATTATTCATTGCCCACATATCTCTATTTGCCCGCTTCGCGCACGATGTGACCCTAACAACTCAGCAGCCGAGAACCCTAGTAACGCGCAGGCCTTAATTGCTACTGCAGCTCGGTAGCCCGCGATGGCTTGAATTGCGTGCAGTTCTGCGGCTGGTGCTTTATTAATTGCGCGTAGTCTATAGGCCATACTAGCCTGCTAGCAGGGGGCGTAGCGTAGCTACGGAAGGCCTGCTGTGCTAACATGACTGCGAGCCCCCGGTTTTTatgggcgggcgtgggcaaGAAAAAATATGCTCCTGGGTAAGTAATAGCTCTCATGCTAAGAAGCCCGACGCCTTCCAACTTGAGATAAATAGCCGAACTAAATCATCACTGACAGGAGGTAAATTCGCTAATGTCCGTGAGTGTTTTCTCGCTTTGGAAGTGGCTAGCAAGAGACCACCACAACTCATCCGTAAGAAATTCTCATCTAGGAAATCCACCAACACATATGCGGGGTTGGCGCCTTGTGGGCGGTTGTCTTGGATTCGTGGCCAATCACGGACGCGCTGTAGCCACTGATCGAAAGGGATCACACCTGTCAGATCAGTCGGGATGTTGAGCGCGTCGGCCAATACGCCAACAGTGTCGCTCCAAACTTGCCTACATGGGTTCTCGATATGGTAGATGGGGTGTAGTATCACGCCTTCTGGCTGTGTGAGGATGTCAACTAAGCTCCGAGCAACATCATCGGCGGGCGTCCAGCCCATGTTGCCTGGAAGACTTGGAAGTGCGCCCAGGGTCTGAGATGACTTGACTAGGAACGACACGTGCTCCATAGGATTCCAATGACCGTTCGTTGTGCTCCCAGCGATCTGACCTAGCCGCACTGCAGTCGCACGAAAGTGGCCAGGATGCTGGAGGAGGGTCGATTCGAGCATCCGTTCACAGGTGTATTTTGCTTCACCGTAACCGGTTGGTAGCACGCTCTGAATTGGCACGCTCTCCTCGGGTACGA
This sequence is a window from Purpureocillium takamizusanense chromosome 8, complete sequence. Protein-coding genes within it:
- a CDS encoding uncharacterized protein (SECRETED:SignalP(1-17~SECRETED:cutsite=VKG-QQ~SECRETED:prob=0.9452)~EggNog:ENOG503P0PA~COG:G), whose product is MSTLFITLLATISTVKGQQFDGYTFPHDLLGLSLGCFAVVNRTVSSCPAWLPRYAGLEGASVEILPSEQLTILCESSCRRDLGNLRTSILGACTASSDVMVPNKFAYPATFLVDRFLYAASLSCLKDKVSGKYCDAVVADWVNQPNYTNSQTCSQCELGVQQIQLGSPFGFSDTLAQAFADTTKSCSAANYGFATPTSYALNATTLPSPPACIGSAYTIKENDTCVTISGANDISTYQVITTNKLNLGCDNLPGVGRSICLPTGSRCRTYQLGLYETCETLMMSWNVTLAQVQAWNPMINSACSNLASWRGWYLCSSSPSGIATVGSGNTVTTIAPVPTNAQDQSNTRCGQWYYVEAGDNCAAISLKFSLALSDFYFLNPQVDSTCRNLRANTSYCVKPVGNIETYSRYPTSTAATTFTRPVTTSDFVPSPVQTATLRPKASGTTSDCYMYENAFDSTSKLKNLVMANSCSNWANFVNVTVEQLVEWNPSLSASNCVLQAGKSYCVQKWRTPPHVALPYDYCVHVNRTRIPALSVQPSECSCYTIFRVQDKANFNCSMVPNLFNITVAELTRLNPWIGSECDTGIWSQLTPDGYEQVCVLKSSARPTGWPISSTTTTSMTATETTPPAPTQPGASKDCKKWHKIMSGDDCWSVAKAAGISLDAFYRLNPGVGSDCRTLWLGYAVCIGE
- a CDS encoding uncharacterized protein (EggNog:ENOG503Q0A1), with the translated sequence MLRHIAVRYSAFSRAARSRLKSPFTTLDNTAATTHSAHPGTLGRAGADWIRRPRAMSSSLAGPSRVSRTETYLDYASTRDIDFDHIESNLTCTQFRDSVWGFVIYRCSEGNQTAWIGLLEALRSKVQESLAFYIREDMLKFHDLHVIDEKTLYGATSHQVRDHFQSWVPKNLDDRLLPNATSPQDELGWLYATSTPRYEYCLFVDDLCLESMDHPGGDSPVVKILCKKWESPFPPQERNYTVPSPFHDGATEYEEEDVGWMYMPVDGYLDKYDLLGKCDWDDQYVRPPYINGFEDESVFVGHWRRDS